A region from the Vibrio sp. SS-MA-C1-2 genome encodes:
- a CDS encoding FliM/FliN family flagellar motor switch protein, with translation MKSIKLTELGNVEPAIRKKLVKTTKEQTFHIVECFKDVFNTSSISLTLTEASHYPEEAIQAIVSVNQYGKIYSFTTPETIISLLDLHLSCNNLTNETENPVTQTHIRLLQKLTLLVSKQLFGEGTELITEPTEEDITNIGMEIKIIIDNRPHFFYLFVNDVLMKNIRTSFSNEEPVSESTRIQMLGKIPTDVDCTLMKGTMPISDMLSITKGSFIPLTQQSNIDIKVNNKKIFNGELQLVNRQYGVKIHE, from the coding sequence GTGAAAAGTATCAAATTAACGGAACTCGGGAACGTAGAACCCGCTATCAGGAAAAAGCTGGTGAAAACAACCAAGGAACAAACTTTTCATATTGTTGAGTGTTTCAAGGATGTTTTTAATACTAGCTCAATATCATTAACATTGACTGAGGCAAGTCACTACCCAGAAGAAGCAATTCAAGCAATAGTTTCTGTCAATCAGTATGGCAAGATCTACAGTTTCACGACGCCAGAAACGATCATCTCACTGTTAGATCTTCATCTCTCTTGTAATAACTTAACCAATGAGACTGAAAACCCAGTGACACAAACTCATATTCGTTTATTACAGAAATTAACGCTTTTAGTCAGTAAACAACTCTTTGGTGAAGGGACAGAATTAATTACTGAACCCACAGAGGAAGATATCACTAATATTGGTATGGAAATCAAAATTATTATTGATAACCGTCCCCACTTTTTCTACCTCTTTGTTAATGATGTTTTGATGAAAAACATTCGTACCAGTTTTTCAAATGAAGAACCGGTATCAGAGAGTACTAGGATTCAAATGCTTGGCAAAATCCCCACAGATGTAGATTGCACATTAATGAAAGGCACAATGCCAATTAGCGATATGTTATCGATAACTAAAGGGAGCTTTATACCTTTAACTCAACAATCAAACATTGACATTAAAGTTAATAACAAAAAAATATTTAATGGTGAACTGCAATTAGTAAACCGCCAATATGGAGTAAAAATTCATGAGTGA
- a CDS encoding FliM/FliN family flagellar motor switch protein, translating into MSDFDLDDNFDLESDLDGLDFTQDDEKKEKGNVSTKDHFQSINNIPVEITVQVSKKSVLLSELATLNTGSVLMLDKQEGEPVDIVVNGVKLGTGEIIEQDGVLGVKVLSVDGNEK; encoded by the coding sequence ATGAGTGATTTTGATTTAGATGACAACTTCGATCTTGAGAGCGATCTTGATGGTCTAGATTTCACCCAAGATGATGAGAAAAAAGAGAAAGGGAATGTATCAACTAAAGACCATTTCCAATCAATCAATAACATCCCTGTTGAGATTACCGTTCAAGTCAGTAAGAAATCTGTTCTATTAAGTGAACTCGCCACTTTAAATACCGGTTCAGTTCTCATGTTAGATAAGCAAGAAGGTGAACCTGTTGATATCGTGGTTAATGGTGTCAAATTAGGCACTGGAGAAATTATCGAACAAGACGGCGTGCTTGGCGTTAAAGTATTAAGTGTTGATGGTAATGAAAAATAA
- the flgC gene encoding flagellar basal body rod protein FlgC — MSFSGIYETAGSAMSAQTVRLNTISSNLANADSVSGNPNDVYKPLKPIFSSIFNAMNTPLEQGVVPVRIADVIEVDTLMEGKFEPDNPIANEEGYVYYSGINVVNEMADMMSATRSFEANVSVLGNVKSMQQSLLRIWEI, encoded by the coding sequence ATGAGTTTTTCTGGAATTTACGAAACAGCAGGATCTGCAATGTCGGCACAAACGGTTCGCTTGAATACCATTTCAAGTAACTTAGCCAATGCTGACTCAGTATCCGGCAACCCTAATGATGTTTACAAACCCTTGAAGCCAATCTTTTCTTCCATATTTAATGCAATGAATACGCCTCTAGAGCAAGGGGTGGTTCCTGTGCGTATTGCGGATGTGATTGAAGTTGATACTTTAATGGAAGGCAAGTTTGAACCGGATAACCCTATTGCTAATGAAGAGGGCTACGTTTATTACTCTGGTATTAACGTTGTCAATGAAATGGCCGATATGATGTCAGCCACACGAAGCTTTGAAGCGAATGTATCGGTGTTAGGGAATGTGAAGTCGATGCAACAATCACTGTTGAGAATCTGGGAGATTTAA
- the fliP gene encoding flagellar type III secretion system pore protein FliP (The bacterial flagellar biogenesis protein FliP forms a type III secretion system (T3SS)-type pore required for flagellar assembly.) → MKNKLTLPLITLLLFFISTAVNANDFTVLTVQDTNGESEYSVKLQILILMTLLSFVPAFVIMCTSFTRIIVVLAILRQALGLQQSPPNQVLVGLALILTILIMRPVWTEIYDKAYVPYEQNEQTLMQSLKVAEVPLRQFMLNQTQKSAIEQMMKIADEPLATPVEETPFLVLLPAYVISELKTAFQIGFMLFLPFLVIDLVVASVLMSMGMMMLSPLIVSLPFKLLVFVVVDGWEMLVGSLATSFAVG, encoded by the coding sequence ATGAAAAATAAGTTAACACTACCTCTGATTACCCTTTTACTGTTTTTTATCTCAACAGCGGTAAATGCTAATGATTTTACTGTACTTACAGTTCAAGATACTAACGGTGAGAGTGAGTATTCGGTAAAACTACAAATATTGATATTAATGACGCTGCTGAGCTTTGTGCCAGCTTTTGTCATCATGTGTACCAGTTTTACTCGCATCATTGTCGTCCTTGCAATTCTTCGTCAAGCGCTTGGTCTACAGCAATCGCCACCTAATCAGGTATTGGTCGGTTTAGCGCTTATTTTAACTATTTTAATTATGCGTCCTGTTTGGACTGAAATATACGATAAAGCTTATGTCCCTTATGAGCAAAATGAACAGACGTTAATGCAATCTTTAAAAGTGGCTGAGGTTCCACTTCGTCAATTTATGCTTAATCAAACTCAAAAAAGTGCTATTGAGCAAATGATGAAAATTGCGGATGAACCTTTAGCAACGCCTGTTGAAGAAACCCCTTTTTTAGTGCTGTTGCCTGCTTATGTTATTAGTGAGTTGAAAACGGCTTTTCAAATTGGGTTCATGTTATTCCTCCCCTTCCTGGTCATTGACCTTGTCGTTGCATCCGTTTTGATGTCGATGGGTATGATGATGTTATCCCCTCTTATCGTATCGCTACCATTTAAGCTTCTCGTGTTTGTCGTTGTCGATGGCTGGGAAATGTTAGTCGGCAGTCTTGCCACCAGTTTTGCTGTGGGGTAG
- a CDS encoding flagellar basal body protein, with protein MINLDDALGIHPQMLQYRTSRTAILTSNIANVDTPNYKAKDLQFSSVLQGVGAERSYQIETNQLFRIPIQRSRDGNTVELESEQARFAQNAMEYQQSLQFLRSKISGLNKAIEGQ; from the coding sequence ATGATTAATTTAGATGATGCCTTAGGCATACACCCACAAATGCTTCAATACCGTACTTCAAGAACGGCAATTTTAACCTCAAATATTGCCAATGTTGATACTCCAAATTATAAAGCGAAGGACTTACAATTTTCTTCTGTATTACAAGGTGTCGGAGCTGAACGAAGTTATCAAATTGAAACTAACCAGTTATTCCGTATCCCGATTCAACGTTCAAGAGATGGTAATACCGTTGAGTTAGAGTCAGAACAGGCTCGCTTTGCGCAAAATGCGATGGAATATCAACAGAGTTTGCAATTTTTACGTTCTAAAATTTCAGGTCTAAATAAAGCGATTGAAGGACAGTAA